TATTCCAACACCTACCTGACCATATGGTAAGAAGACGTCCGGTAAGCGAGGTTTTATAGCAGAACAGCAAAGACGGCTAGCCAAACGACGCAACACTTCCCCAACAGCAATGGGCCGAATGCCGCCAGCCTTCTTTTGGAGAGCAGTCAAAGGGGCACCAGACAGGAAGGGAGAAATGTTGCGATCAAGTTTTCCagacaacaagagacacatcaATCGTGTTAGGTTTTCTAAACAGGACTGCGCTTCTGGAACATTGCAACCTCGTATAGCATCAATTAAGTGTTGTGCTCGAAGATGAGAATAACCGGGACTTGAGCCATTGGGAAATGCTTCCAATGCAGAAATAACCTCCTGAGAGTCCACAACTAGTGAAGGTGGGACTTCCTCTAGCCAAGCAGGAAGATCGTGAACTGGATGTCGATTTGCCAACTCTTCTAAAGCTTCACTGCTGTCATGAGAGGCACAACCTCGTGAACCCAAAGCCTGAAGTGCATCACTGTATCGACCTTCTGAAGCCAATCTCAATGATCTTCGAGTATTTGTGGTAGCGGTATTTGAGGAATTCAATGAAACATGGCAAGGGTTAGTCTCAGCCTTGACATCCAGCCACAGTGATAGAATATCTCCATCCAACCAACGTTGAAGGCGAGAAGACAAAATTTCCTTTACAACGTACCTTTTCTTTCTCCCACCACGAGGAGGACAGCGAAGGGTAGCTTTGGCCAGCATGAAGAGGCGAGCAAAGCCCCACAGGCCACCCTCACAAGCACACCGTAATTCTTTAGCTAAAACCACACTTAGAAGTGGTCTAACTGATTTTGGGACATGAGTAACTGTCTGAACAGGTGTGGTGACAACTTCGTTCATCAGTGAattgaaaacagacaattCCATGTCACCAACAGCTGGATAGGACATCATAGAAGCTGCTTTAATACCCTCGAGCACCAAATTAGAAGATGAGGATACAGGCACTGATGAAGAAGTAATCCTTGAAGCTGATGTTGGAGCTACCTCAGGTGAATTCTGAATTCCAATATCACCGTTAACAGCTGTGGATTCATACTGACTCAACCAGGATGATGCACTTGGATGGGTCATCAAACCACGACATCTACCACGACCAGGACCTAGAGAACGTCGGCAAAATGAGAAACGATTACCATAAGCAAAGCCACATTCTGAACATAAGCGACGGTTGTGGAATTCTAAGAACTGAACATCCGGGAAATTTCTGTAGCAAATGTGGTTTGCATTTATGTGTTGAAACAGCGAAACTGTGTCTCTTGTCACCAGAGAACATAAAGGACAACATGAATCAGGACTTTGAGTAGAACGCCTACAGTCAGGGGGATCATCTTCTTCGGTATCACTCTCTACGCAACCAGAACCAGACTCAGACATGATTCACCTCAAACTGTGCACAGAGGCCGACGaaagaaaatgttgaatgcaacagcagcagcaagtctTGGGTGACGACAGAAACCGAACGTTGAGCTCAAAGAAAGAATCCAATGTCAAACGTGACGACAGAAACCAAACGTTGAGCGCAAAGAAAGAATCCAAAGTCAAACGTTCGCGATCGTCGATGGCTTGGTGGggtgattgtgacgtcacaatgcAGATAGTACAGATCTGGTGAAAAACAAGTAGAATTCGACGGAAAACGCGAAATTCACGGATATTGATGCCAGGAAACCAACAGACGAAGATAATGAAGGAGTATGAGATGGGAGAACGGCAGGAAAACGATCAACTCGAGGTAAAAATTCAAATGGCGGCGACCGTTGAAATGTGCAGTCTGGACAAACCGCAAGTCACACGTAAAACGCACCTGAATTCCTGTCAATGTACTGGAAACCAACAAACGAAGCCAAAATGGAACGACCAAAGGCACTCTGAAACAGAGAAGACCGTCACAAAACGGAGCCTAACAAAAGGACGCCACCATTGCAGGTATCCCgtatagctatatatatatatatatgtatatacagactcggacaaaattatagggacaccccgctgtgggtatgtagtaacacaataattaggtcacaatttaccaactatcaatattgttaagaacttaatagttaccacgttgattgttaggtttcttgagaatactgcagaccctaaattgttttctttacgtttcgcattgccgaaaacgagacctaaaagtgtatgacgtcatgactgcgtaagcgtcgtaagttagactctctctgattttgtttagtggcttttaaaaaagccggttttaataacgcgaaggaaaattgaagcccttcaccagttcctcagtaccgagtgttcccgcctcccgccctcctgattgcgtccaaacgtcgcggaacactttctgccaagttccggacacgcgcggctggaatctgctgccacgcctcttgtagagcattccagagctcagctgcagttctcggttcgcgacggttggcagcagttttgagttcatgccacaagttctcgattggatttgtatcaggcgattttggcgaccagtccaacagtgtgacgtcatgctggcgtagccattgtcttgttgaccgagacgtgtggattggcgcgttgtcctgctggaagacaaagttgtctcctatcagtgccgctgcgtctgtaagcatgtgctcttccagaacctgtcggtacgccgtgctgtccaaacgaccttccagtttcaccagagaccccacaccatgccaacacatcgatccccacaccatcacactagccgcgtgctggaccgtacggtcacaacgttcagggagaaattcctcacctttgcgacgccaaacgtacagagcaccatcgtttcctatgctgacttttgactcatctgtaaaaagaacagatttccagtcatccaaagtccattgtttGTGAGTGgtttgcccatcccagtcgcaaacgccgatggttttctgttagcagtgggttttttctaggcctccgagcgttcactcctgtctcactgagacgacgacggactgttctacttgacacctgcttgccggtttcatcagccagctgatacgagagcagtcgtgatggtgctcgtcggttctgcagtgccattctcttcagtcgatgatctttccggattgtcgttgccttcccacgtccagatcgtttttcataatcgctgctgccatgggaaagtcgttgcaggcactgacgaaccgaattcctggagcggcagacaaaagctgcgatctgacgcacagaatggccaactgactgaagggcttcaattttccctcgtgTTTTTGGACTcgactgtttgcctcgaggcatcaatgcaactcgtgaaatatcgcacggaacaagactctgcaactgcgtgcagctgaacgttcaggctaacttatcgcctaagtttggcggtctcaagggcagcggttttagtgcagctgacatattggcggtagcagtttgagattttgctacgtaaaacgtggaccggaagtggcatgtcaatgttcttttgttgctataacttttttagtttttgtcttagcaggatttttttgtaattaattagtgtcgcatgattttttaatacgttgaagtttgtttattgattaaaatggcaaaacaattcaaattgtgatgacatgcgcgaaatcaatgcgcaaaaacagataattcgcctttttttcataatgttgataagaggacccacaaaattgcttgcactctctactacagagcattcttagattgtatgccaagaatgagcatccaagagcgatgaacgtgttcaaagacaagaaaagtaggaatggctgtcttt
The DNA window shown above is from Corticium candelabrum chromosome 13, ooCorCand1.1, whole genome shotgun sequence and carries:
- the LOC134188624 gene encoding uncharacterized protein LOC134188624, whose protein sequence is MSESGSGCVESDTEEDDPPDCRRSTQSPDSCCPLCSLVTRDTVSLFQHINANHICYRNFPDVQFLEFHNRRLCSECGFAYGNRFSFCRRSLGPGRGRCRGLMTHPSASSWLSQYESTAVNGDIGIQNSPEVAPTSASRITSSSVPVSSSSNLVLEGIKAASMMSYPAVGDMELSVFNSLMNEVVTTPVQTVTHVPKSVRPLLSVVLAKELRCACEGGLWGFARLFMLAKATLRCPPRGGRKKRYVVKEILSSRLQRWLDGDILSLWLDVKAETNPCHVSLNSSNTATTNTRRSLRLASEGRYSDALQALGSRGCASHDSSEALEELANRHPVHDLPAWLEEVPPSLVVDSQEVISALEAFPNGSSPGYSHLRAQHLIDAIRGCNVPEAQSCLENLTRLMCLLLSGKLDRNISPFLSGAPLTALQKKAGGIRPIAVGEVLRRLASRLCCSAIKPRLPDVFLPYGQVGVGIRGGLEASVHSLRSYIEENSARHDLCCFKLDMKNAFNECHRNSFLKRLGSEFPELVAWVQWCYHCAAELRFGYHHLTSTAGVQQGDPLGPLLFSLVVLELMDEVGEVPGLDLNLWYLDDGTFAGTRKCVSKLINFIIEKGPSLGLHVNLSKCEVFWPSGDRTHPEFPPEVHRSSDGMELLGSPVFGSSDFFTNCFKKRVDQVANTQSHLSDLENPQVELQLLRSCLSICKINHLLRSPDHKIFNF